The Sulfurimonas sp. genome includes a region encoding these proteins:
- a CDS encoding 50S ribosomal protein L11 methyltransferase, producing the protein MQESYYELTISVSSHHELFADFLADTIPVGFEETENGFIVRSEDDLQTIAWGVEQFAQALSKALSSNIECECNQKKLKASDWIKEYQQSIQPIEIEKFYIHPTWDEPSDKLINIEIDPALAFGTGHHPTTASSLRAISEYVKDGDRVIDVGSGSGILGVGALKLGAKVDACDTDPVSVENTLQNAELNNVEFNKVWEGSCSLADDKYDVVVANIVADVLTFIAKDLKSALKDSGVMILSGILDKYEDKVLKFYKDMKIEQRIAQEEWVTLVLKKEN; encoded by the coding sequence ATGCAAGAGAGCTATTATGAGCTCACAATCTCTGTATCTTCTCATCATGAGCTTTTTGCAGATTTCTTAGCCGACACTATACCTGTCGGATTTGAAGAGACTGAAAACGGTTTTATTGTAAGAAGTGAGGATGATCTTCAAACTATAGCTTGGGGTGTTGAGCAATTCGCACAGGCACTCTCTAAAGCACTGTCTTCAAACATTGAATGTGAATGTAATCAAAAAAAACTTAAAGCGAGTGATTGGATAAAAGAATACCAGCAAAGTATTCAACCAATAGAAATAGAGAAGTTTTATATCCATCCTACATGGGATGAACCGAGTGATAAGCTTATAAATATTGAGATTGATCCAGCACTTGCTTTTGGAACAGGGCATCATCCAACTACTGCTTCATCACTTCGTGCTATTTCTGAATATGTAAAAGATGGTGACAGAGTTATTGATGTTGGAAGCGGAAGCGGTATTTTAGGTGTTGGAGCTTTAAAACTTGGTGCAAAAGTAGATGCGTGTGATACGGATCCGGTTTCAGTTGAAAATACACTTCAAAATGCAGAATTAAATAATGTAGAATTTAATAAAGTATGGGAAGGTTCGTGTTCATTAGCAGATGATAAATATGATGTAGTAGTTGCAAACATCGTAGCAGATGTTTTGACTTTTATAGCTAAAGATTTAAAATCTGCCTTAAAAGATTCAGGTGTAATGATTTTATCAGGTATTTTAGATAAGTATGAAGATAAAGTTTTAAAGTTTTACAAAGATATGAAAATAGAACAAAGAATAGCCCAAGAGGAATGGGTAACATTAGTATTAAAGAAGGAAAACTAA
- a CDS encoding response regulator translates to MKILVVDDSSTMRRIIKNTLARLNYKDVLEGADGVEGWDAINANPDVEMLITDWNMPEMNGLELVKKVRADDRFTDLPIIMVTTEGGKAEVITALKAGVNNYIVKPFTPQVLKEKLAAVMGVTE, encoded by the coding sequence TTGAAAATACTTGTTGTTGATGACAGTTCTACAATGCGTCGTATTATTAAAAACACTTTAGCTAGACTTAACTATAAAGATGTACTAGAAGGTGCTGATGGTGTTGAAGGTTGGGATGCGATAAATGCTAATCCTGATGTAGAGATGCTGATTACAGACTGGAATATGCCTGAAATGAATGGTCTTGAACTTGTTAAAAAAGTTCGTGCAGATGATCGTTTTACAGATCTTCCGATCATCATGGTTACAACAGAGGGTGGTAAAGCAGAAGTTATAACTGCACTTAAAGCAGGTGTTAACAACTACATAGTAAAACCATTTACACCACAAGTTTTAAAAGAGAAGCTTGCTGCTGTGATGGGCGTAACCGAGTAA